From Erigeron canadensis isolate Cc75 chromosome 5, C_canadensis_v1, whole genome shotgun sequence:
GTTTTGACCTGTCACCTGACTTGTATATTACGCAACGTCTGTTTTCTTACTTGAGGATATCTGTACGTGATAATGTGAGCCTTCTGATAGTGTCAAACATTCCGTTTGGTGCTTCCTTTGTTACTCTTTCGTATAAGCTTGTATATTTTACAAGACACTGGGCCTCTTTCTCTTTTATCTCCAAACAGTCAGATGAGTCGTAGCTATATTTGTTGGCTAAAATCATTTCTTTCGTTCTGTAAACGGGCACATACTCTATCTGTGTTAAAGTTTCATGTGCCTTTGAATCTCGTGAGCAGAGAGACTGAAACACATTTTGAAATCCCTTCTTTTTAGTCTGAAAACTATGAGTTGCTTCACAAACACTTATCCTCTGATTATTATTTTCGTGGCTCTTCAAGCCTTGTAACATGTTTGAAATCCAATTCACGAAAGAGCTATCCTTTTTAACTCTGCATTCATCAGCTTGTTTCTTGATTCTTTTACTTCCAAGAATCAATTGTTCTTCGAAACTCAATCTCCTCTTTCTTTTAGTTGACAAATTAGACCTTTTGCAACTTTCCATGCTTTTGTGGCTCTCCACACCGTGtttctcatcattttgtggGCAATTACGAGAGCTGTTTATATCTTCACTACATTTTTCTGCATTACCCATTTCAAGATCAAGACATTCTAGAGGCTCACACTGATTTGTTGTTTCCATAATCCAAGGTGGTCTATGATTGGAACCAGGCCCATCAACACGACTAGCCATTCCATTTTCAATCGAATGTTCAGATGATTGATTAAGATAAGCTGCTCCTTGGTGAGAAAACAAGGAAAATTAACTTGGTGTACCAAAGAAGTTTCACTTATTCGCTTTTACTCTTGAGGTTAAATTATCAACTTCTCAAATTCAAATTAGGTACTAATTGTCACTCAGAGACAAATTACTCTTTCTTACAAAGTTCCatgttcattattttcacaAAAACAATGGATTGTTTGCGCCAAAAAACCAACTAGGATTGTTTGAGAAGTTGACCCCTTATAACTTCAATTAAAGTTCTAATGATTCAAAAAATTGGAATGTTAATACATGACTTTGGAGAAATGCATGTGATACTTGTTGAAATTGTAAGTC
This genomic window contains:
- the LOC122600235 gene encoding uncharacterized protein LOC122600235 isoform X2, whose amino-acid sequence is MMSFVGSDTLAELVWSPQTGLAIKFAEKKPCFMWEVGPSSIGFLQSEDTKDEKHTTEVSQVASLATCHVSGEVVKSSISVELPRSTSRGQTAYLNQSSEHSIENGMASRVDGPGSNHRPPWIMETTNQCEPLECLDLEMGNAEKCSEDINSSRNCPQNDEKHGVESHKSMESCKRSNLSTKRKRRLSFEEQLILGSKRIKKQADECRVKKDSSFVNWISNMLQGLKSHENNNQRISVCEATHSFQTKKKGFQNVFQSLCSRDSKAHETLTQIEYVPVYRTKEMILANKYSYDSSDCLEIKEKEAQCLVKYTSLYERVTKEAPNGMFDTIRRLTLSRTDILKWTNSQSSVAKLDGFFLRLRVSKWEKEATGSRYYVACITGLQGEPMMKGVMQRICVKVGGVECFVESQHVSNCDFLEDELVTWWQKTSKNGGTPDVKDLKSKLAERRTLGL
- the LOC122600235 gene encoding uncharacterized protein LOC122600235 isoform X1, which codes for MMSFVGSDTLAELVWSPQTGLAIKFAEKKPCFMWEVGPSSIGFLQSEDTKDEKHTTEVSQVASLATCHVSGEVVKSSISVELPRSTSRGQTGAAYLNQSSEHSIENGMASRVDGPGSNHRPPWIMETTNQCEPLECLDLEMGNAEKCSEDINSSRNCPQNDEKHGVESHKSMESCKRSNLSTKRKRRLSFEEQLILGSKRIKKQADECRVKKDSSFVNWISNMLQGLKSHENNNQRISVCEATHSFQTKKKGFQNVFQSLCSRDSKAHETLTQIEYVPVYRTKEMILANKYSYDSSDCLEIKEKEAQCLVKYTSLYERVTKEAPNGMFDTIRRLTLSRTDILKWTNSQSSVAKLDGFFLRLRVSKWEKEATGSRYYVACITGLQGEPMMKGVMQRICVKVGGVECFVESQHVSNCDFLEDELVTWWQKTSKNGGTPDVKDLKSKLAERRTLGL